The genomic segment GTCGCCGAATAACGAGTGTTCTTTTTCCGCAATGGCTTTTGCCGCCCGAACCGACAGCAGCGCGCACCATTCGTTTATCCGGCAGTTACGCCTGGCTGCGGTGTTTGCGCTTGAGGTAAGCGGCCAATCCGGCTGCGGCCTTGAGCCGGACAGGATCGCCCTTGGCGAACAGTAACACTCCGGATCGGCATGATAACCGCATTGCCAGCATTGGCCCAGCTCGCCGGTTATGCCGGGTTTGTCCATTGCCTTCATGCAGGTCAGGTACCGGCCCGGCACATCATCGCGGAACTCCATGCTGTCATGCATGAGGAAAAGGTAATCCTTGTCCGTTGAATCAATGGCCCGCTGATAGCGGATATCGGTTTTGCCGGAGAACAGGCTCATTGTTTGCAGCAAATACGCCAGCCCGCGGAAAAGCGCGTTTCCGGACGTCCTGCCGGACGGCATGAATCCCGGCGCCAATGGCCGCCGTTCTCCGGAGCCGCGCCGGCCGGAGCAGATCCGCACGCGCCAGCCGGATAGGGCCGACAGGAATGTTTTACTGTTATAAAATGCCAGCGTGTCATGATCGGACATTTCGTCGTTTATATAAACCGTGTCCACAAGGTAGCCGGAATGTTGCCGCAGCGTCAGCAGCGCATAGAACATAAGTTCCGGTTTTCCGAAAGATTGCGCCGCCACATCTATCTTTGCGTCAGTCTTCATGATAGTATTCCCCCTGCGGGTGGTTCATGCGTAATCTATTTTATCAATATTTTATCCATAAGCATAATTTGTAATCTTTTAGTTCCTGTTGGCTTTGCGTATAAAAGGCTAAAATTCATGTCATGTCAGTGAATATCTATCACACAATAGGCGTGAATATCCGCGCGGCGCGCAGAGCCGCGAACATGACGCTTGAACAGCTTGCGGAAAAAGCCGGCATAAGTGCGGGGTTTTTGTCTTATATAGAAAAAGGGAAGCGCAAATGCAGCGTGGATACCGTGTACAGAATTGCCGGCGCGCTTGATCTTAATATTTGCGCATTATTCGGAGCCGCAAACGCGGAATCTTTGGTTTTGGAAAATATTATAAAAAAAGTTATCAGAGAGCTTGTGCTTAACAAAGCTTTTCTGATTGATATTGGCCGGCTTGGCCCGAAATCGGGAAATGACGGGTGACTGATAAAAAAGCCCTTCATATGAAGGGCTTTTTTATCACAGAAATGTCCGTCAGCCGGGGCTTTTGCCGGTAGCCGCTCAGCAGGCCGGTTGAGCGGAACGAATACGCCACGAAAACGCATTGCGCTTTCGTGGCGTATTAATATATCACCTTCTAGGGCCTGCTGTTTATTGCCGAAACGCAATGGCAGTCTTGCCGCAGGTTAGAACTGCTCCTGTTGCAGCATTGCGTTTGAAGCGAACTGGTCAAGGCACCGCAGTGTGCCGGACAGGGTGCTGTAACTGTCGCAGACTTTAAGTATTTCCGGATCAAAAGATCTGTCCGCTATGTGGGAAAGGCAGGCATTCGTGTCGTATGCTGTTCTGAACCTGTCGCAAACCTGCAATGCGCCGGGATCGAAGTTCCTGTTCGCAATTATGTCAATGCAGTCGGTGGTCACTGCGGCTTTGGCATACCGGTCACAAACCATAAGGGCGCGGCGTTCAAACTGGTTATTGGTTATGTGGCGCAGGCACTGATTGGTTTCTTCTTCTCCGGAGTATCTGTTGCAGACGAGCAGCGCGTTCTGGTCATATCTTCCGTCGGCCACTATTCTGAGGCATCTGTTCGTGCCATGTGCGGTGCGATAGCGGTCGCAGACGGGAAGCACGCCTCTGTCGAAATATCTGTCTCTGATGATTGAGAAGCATTCGTTTTTCATTCCGTCATTGGTAATGCGGGAGCAGACATGTACCGCTTCCGGGTCGAAATACTTGTTGGCGTTTCCGCTGACGCAGGAATTAAAGTCGCCACTGATCGTTTTGCAGAAACTGGTCGCGTCAAACTGCGGGGAAGCTTTGTCCGTAAAAGATTCATCCGCAAAACCGCTTCCGCACATGGCGAGCGCCAGCATACAGCTTGTCCAAAGTTTTTTCATATATCTCCTCTCTTCAATTATACTGTCCCGATCTGAAGTGCCTGCCGGTCAGATGGGCTATGCTTAAATGGTAGTATGTGCCAGTTTCCGCGGCAAGAGGCGGAAGTCCTATGCGCGGGGTTACCCTTTTGCCGGGAACGGCCCGGCGGATTTTTTCGTTGAATATATTTTCAGCGGCAGCGGATTTTTTTGTCCGCGGTGGTGAACGACGCTTCATCTGTTGCCGGAAACCGGGCTTTCCATACGCTGCCGGGCTTCCGGCCTTTCGGCAAATGTGGCGCCTTGCCGGCAGTCCGGGCGGAGAGTCCGATAAACTGCCGCGCCTCGAGAGAGAGGGGGGGCACACTTTGCGTCCGTGCTGTGGCCATGTTCCGCGGCAATGCTTATGGGTTGCTGATAAACACCGCGTTTTTGTGAGCGGATTTCATGAAACTGAAAAAGCCCTTAATGCGAAGGGCTTTTTCAGGGGTTTGAATGTTTTCAAGGCATCAGAAGCGCAGGCCGGCGGCGGCTTCCATGCCCGGTTCGCCGTGCATGAAGTTGAACGCGGCGTTGAGATAGCCGAACCGGGCGATTTTGGTGTGCAGGCCGACGGTGGCCCGGTAGTCGTTGGTGGTGATGTCCGCTCCGACCAGCTCTGGATTCGCGGTCGCTTCCATTACCATCAGGCGCGTGTGATCGAGGCCCGCGCCGATGTAAGGAGTGGTCCACGGCGTTTTCATGGAAACGACAAGGTTGCCGCTGAAATGCGTAGCGGAAAAACTGCGGTTTACAGCCGTATGGCCCGCGCCGACCAGCATTGCCTGCAGCGCGTAAGGCCGGTCGTTGACTTTGGTGATGCCCCAGCGCAGGCCGCCGCCGCTCACGGTTATGCCTTCCCAGTTTGACATCCGCACAAAGCCGTCAAGCCGGAACGGCATTCCGATTTCCGCCTGCACCCACGGCAGATACATGAAGTTCTGGCCGGAGTTTTTGGCGATGGTGTTGCCGCCGGACGGGCTGAACTGGCCCGTGACGCGCATGCCGACGTCAAAACCGGAAAATCCGAGGCTGCGGCCCGTGGCATAAAGGCCCGAACCCAGAATTCCGCCGAAATCTCTCGCAAACGGTTTAAGCGAGCCGGCGGTGGCGTAGCGGGCGAACCCGTCCGCCATGCCGGCCGAGGCGGCGGGCAGGACAAGACAGGTCAGCAGAGCGGTCAATACAAGGTGTTTTTCCATAATGTTTTCAGTCCTTTAACGTTTGCGCGAGTGTGGCGTCCGCCTCGCGCTGCAGATGTATCATAACCGACATAACCACGCTTAACGCGCAGATTATGAAAAGGAAATAATGTTCCGGCCTTCCCAGCCACAGGGCTGCCGCCAAGGCGATAAAACGGGTGTTGTCGCCCAGAATATTCCAGCCGCGCACCGTTTTGCGGTTTGCCGCGCGATATTGCCCTCGTACGCCGTCCGGCAGCGCACCGGAGGGGAATCTGCCGTTCAGCTTTTTCATCAGGGCGAGGTGGCTGGCGGCAAAAAATTTCTGGTAGACGTGATAGCCCGAATAGCAGAATCTGAAAAAAACCGGCAGGTTTTTATCTTCGTCATGGAGCGCCGCGCGGCCCCTGCTGACGACCGCCGCGAACGTGGTGCGGTAAAAATCGTACATGCTGCTTTGCACCGCCGTGCACACGCCCGCGGCAACCGCCAGCCCGAAAATATATGCCGCACCGTGCGGCCGCATCGGATTTTTAAGGTACAGCACGCACAGGCTCAGATAGGCGAACAGGTAGGTGACGTAGCCTATCATGCCGTCCAGTATCCGCCCGCGTTCGGTGCCGGTGCCGGTCAGCCGGGCAAGCTGGCCGTCCGCACTGTCTAAAACGCTGGAGAATATTATCAGCGCATAGCCCCACCAGATCAGCGCGGGCCACGCCAGCATGAGCCCGCCCGCCATTCCCAGCAGCATGCTGATATAGGTTATCTGGTCGGCTGTAAGGCGCAGCTGCCGTCCGAGCAGCGCAAACCGGTAGCCCAGCGGATGATAAAACCAGACGTCAAGCAATTCTTCCATCTCGCGGGCTTTGTACAGCGGTTTGTTCTGTCCGGTGGCGGTTGTCATGCGCGGCGCACTCACAGCTCCCAGATATGGTCCTGCTCTTCCAGCAGCTCGATGAATTCCCGCCCGATCACGGGATCGAACAGCGTGCCGCTGCCGTTGCGGGTCATCTCGATGGCGGCGGTGCGCAGATCCTGCCCCGACAGCCGGGCCGTGCGGCGCAGGTGCTCGGCGGCGTTCACCAGGCGCAATATCCGCGCCCCGGTCGGAATCGTTTCTCCTGTCAGTCCGTCAGGAAAGCCCGTTCCGTCGAAATTCTCGCGATGGTGGCGCACGATGTCTATGGATCCTTTGAAAATGTGTATGCCCTCCATCATTCTGATGGACATGGCTACGCACGCCTCTTCCGGCGGCAGATAACCCGGTATGCCGGATTCCTGCATCAGCCGCTTGTTCCGCAGGCCTATGTATCCCATGTCGTGCAGCAGGCCCGCGTAATAAAGGTTGCGGTATTCGGGATCCGCTATGCCCAGCCGTTTGGCCAGCGCGCAGCAGAGATACGCGCAATGGGTCGGATGCGAGTCCATATCCGGCGCGGAGATTTCAATGGACGCCGCCATGATTTCCAGCACATGCGAAAAAAAGTTTTTCTGCTCCTGAATGAGCCGCGTGTTGGCTATCGCCACGGAAGCCAGCCCGGCGAGGCTGGTCAGCATGGCGATATCTTCGTCCGAAAAAGGATGGTCGCCGCGGCGGTTGAGCACTTCCGCCACTCCGATGATTTCGTCTTTGTTCATCATCGGAACCGCCAGCAGCTGCCGCGTTATAAAACCCGACGCCTTGTCATACTGCGCGGCAAACCGCGGATCCGACCGCGTGTCGTTCACCACGACTGGTTTCTTCTCCTGCGCCACCCAGCCCGCTATGCCCTGCCCGACCGGCACGGTCATTTTCTTCATCGCGCTGCCTTTGGCTCCGGTCGCGATTTTAAACAGCAGATTCTCTTTCCGCTCGTCCAGCAGCATGATGGAGCTGGCTTCGCAGTCCAGCATTTCCTCCGCGTACTGGCCGATTTTCTGGAGCAGAAAATCCAGATCCATTATGGAATGGAGATTGCAAGCCAGGTTTAATAGCTCAAAGGCGCTGATGTTTTTGCAATTGTGTTGCTCCATTCGGCCTCTCCCCTTACTCCGTGTCTTCCTCTGCGGCTCCGCCCAGCACTTCCCTCACGGTCGTGTAGCCTTTCAGCACCTTCATCAGGCCGTCGCACGATATGGTCCGCATTCCTTCGCTTACCGCTTTGTCCCGCAGCGGGCCGGCCGCCACGGACGAATTTTCCAGCGCGAAGTTTTTCATGCTGTCCGACATAACCAGCAGTTCGTGCAGGCCCAGCCGGCCGCGGAACCCGATATCCTTGCAGTCGGGGCAGCCGACTGGTTTGTAAAACTTTGTGCCGGCCGGTATTTCCATGCCGTATTCCCGGAAAATCACCCGTTCTTCAGGCGTGGGGTCATAGGCCAGTTTGCATTTGTCGCACAGTTTGCGCGCCAGCCGCTGGGCCAGCACCGCTTTGAGTGTTGCCACTACCACATACGCCGGCAGGCCCATTTCCACAAGCCGCGACACCGCGCTGGGCGCGTCGTTGGTATGGATGGTGGAAAACACAAGGTGGCCGGTCATGGCCGCTTCCATCGCGATCCGCGCGGTTTCCTCGTCGCGGATTTCGCCGACCATGATCACATCCGGGTCCAGCCGCATGAAGGAGCGCAGCGCGGTCGCGAAATCGAAACACTTGTTAGAGCCCAGTTTGATGTCGGGGTTGACCGGCACCTGCACGATCCCGTCAATGTTGTATTCGACCGGGTTTTCGGCCGTCAGTATCTTTATGTCGGGCCGGTTGACATGATTGAGCGCGGCGTAAAGCGTGGTTGATTTGCCCGAACCGGTGGGGCCGCAGACGATCACCAGCCCGAAATTCTTTTTCCCGCCGATGCCCTTGAGCAGATTGAGGAATTTTTCCTGCGTGTCCGGCAGAAACAGCAGTTTGTCTATATCCACGCGCACCGCCGCCCGGTCCAGAATACGCATGACGCACGATTCGCCGTACACCGTGGGCACGATCTCTACGCGGAATTCGACGGGATTGCCTTTCGCCAGAATCTGTATGCGTCCGCTCTGGGGAATGCGCCGCTCGGTTATGTCCATGGAATTGGTCATGATCTTGAGCTTGGCAATTATGGCCGACCGGTAGGTCCACGGTACGGTGAAATTCGCCGGCCTTAACATCCCGTCCACGCGGTAGCGCACGGAAATGTAGCTGTTCTTGCCTGACGCGTCCTCGTACGGCTCGATGTGAATGTCCGACGCTTTTATGTTGAGCGCGCCCAGAATGATGGCGTTGGCGAACTTCTCCACTTCCGGCGCGCTGGCGTCAATATCGGTAATGTCGGTTTTTACTTCTTCCTGAACCTCTATGCCTTCGGTGTCGAGCTCGGAGCTTTTCTTGACCGACGCGAGCAGTTTGTCCATCACCTCGCCGTCGCTCTTGCCGTACACCGTGTCCAGCAGCGCTTCAATATCCTGCGGCAGCGCCAGAAACGGAACGATGTGCAGCCCCGTGCGCAGATTGATGTCTTCCAGTACGAAAAAATCGCGCGGATCCGACATCGCCACCGACAGGCTGTCCTCCGATTTCCTGAACGGAACCGCCATATGCCGGCGCGCGGCCGTTTCGGGAATCATCTGCACTAT from the Elusimicrobiaceae bacterium genome contains:
- a CDS encoding helix-turn-helix transcriptional regulator, whose product is MSVNIYHTIGVNIRAARRAANMTLEQLAEKAGISAGFLSYIEKGKRKCSVDTVYRIAGALDLNICALFGAANAESLVLENIIKKVIRELVLNKAFLIDIGRLGPKSGNDG
- a CDS encoding CDP-alcohol phosphatidyltransferase family protein, with translation MTTATGQNKPLYKAREMEELLDVWFYHPLGYRFALLGRQLRLTADQITYISMLLGMAGGLMLAWPALIWWGYALIIFSSVLDSADGQLARLTGTGTERGRILDGMIGYVTYLFAYLSLCVLYLKNPMRPHGAAYIFGLAVAAGVCTAVQSSMYDFYRTTFAAVVSRGRAALHDEDKNLPVFFRFCYSGYHVYQKFFAASHLALMKKLNGRFPSGALPDGVRGQYRAANRKTVRGWNILGDNTRFIALAAALWLGRPEHYFLFIICALSVVMSVMIHLQREADATLAQTLKD
- a CDS encoding ATPase, T2SS/T4P/T4SS family; this encodes MAKEGISRRRTIIEILTGQSLAEEAALVSAEERARAQKKTLPQVLVEENILERKVLFAALSDAWKVQHIDLTQIEAEKEIVQMIPETAARRHMAVPFRKSEDSLSVAMSDPRDFFVLEDINLRTGLHIVPFLALPQDIEALLDTVYGKSDGEVMDKLLASVKKSSELDTEGIEVQEEVKTDITDIDASAPEVEKFANAIILGALNIKASDIHIEPYEDASGKNSYISVRYRVDGMLRPANFTVPWTYRSAIIAKLKIMTNSMDITERRIPQSGRIQILAKGNPVEFRVEIVPTVYGESCVMRILDRAAVRVDIDKLLFLPDTQEKFLNLLKGIGGKKNFGLVIVCGPTGSGKSTTLYAALNHVNRPDIKILTAENPVEYNIDGIVQVPVNPDIKLGSNKCFDFATALRSFMRLDPDVIMVGEIRDEETARIAMEAAMTGHLVFSTIHTNDAPSAVSRLVEMGLPAYVVVATLKAVLAQRLARKLCDKCKLAYDPTPEERVIFREYGMEIPAGTKFYKPVGCPDCKDIGFRGRLGLHELLVMSDSMKNFALENSSVAAGPLRDKAVSEGMRTISCDGLMKVLKGYTTVREVLGGAAEEDTE
- a CDS encoding GAF domain-containing protein: MEQHNCKNISAFELLNLACNLHSIMDLDFLLQKIGQYAEEMLDCEASSIMLLDERKENLLFKIATGAKGSAMKKMTVPVGQGIAGWVAQEKKPVVVNDTRSDPRFAAQYDKASGFITRQLLAVPMMNKDEIIGVAEVLNRRGDHPFSDEDIAMLTSLAGLASVAIANTRLIQEQKNFFSHVLEIMAASIEISAPDMDSHPTHCAYLCCALAKRLGIADPEYRNLYYAGLLHDMGYIGLRNKRLMQESGIPGYLPPEEACVAMSIRMMEGIHIFKGSIDIVRHHRENFDGTGFPDGLTGETIPTGARILRLVNAAEHLRRTARLSGQDLRTAAIEMTRNGSGTLFDPVIGREFIELLEEQDHIWEL